The sequence below is a genomic window from Cucumis melo cultivar AY chromosome 5, USDA_Cmelo_AY_1.0, whole genome shotgun sequence.
TACAATGCAAGCGTTGATGTAATGATGACAAACACCGCGTCTGGATGGGATATTCCACTGAACATTGAAATCGATATGCCAGATGGGAGTAAGCAAGAGTCTCAAATAGTATTGGCGGGCAAACAACCAAATGTGTGGTTCAAGATTCCATTAGGTAAATTCATAATAAGTGGTTCTGTGACTAGTGGGATAATTCGATTTGGCTTCTACAACCATGGAGGACATTGGAAAAGAGGGTTAATCGTGAGAGCCCTTCTCATTCAAGCTTAAAGATGAGTTTGAAATGATATGTTCACAGAGTAATAGCATAAAACACTAAATAATAAGACCTTTTGCTCTACTTGCAAAAACTTTAAGTTTAAATGGGTTCTATTTTAGCTATAGTAAATGCTAAATATAATGCAACacaacataaaaataaataaataatgacattttgCATAGTAGCATTAAGGTCAGTTTAAAAACTTTAGCATGTTTTTCAATAAAGTATGTACTGTGAGTTTATTCTAATTAAATCTAACCACTCATGTTGTGATTATTGATCATTTTGTACGTACATTAATataactagcatattggaaattaaaaagaagaaatgaaaacaaGTAAACACAATCATAATTTCaatcttatattattttattaaaggAAATGAATGAATAATGAGTAATATGATTGGTTAATCGATTTATTATATATAAGAATAGGGTTATCTAATCTTACAACAAAACCAACAACTATCTAGAAATGTTGGACAAACTCTCTTATCGTAATGAATTAATCTTAGACAACAGAATCAATCTTAAACTAATTAAGGAGTTCGGAACAATAACGTTACATGTTGGTTTGTAAGACGTTACATGCACTACAAGAAGTGGGGAGATTTTCAACGCACAAAAACTTGGAAAAGACGTCGGAAAACCAATTTTCGATGCAGAAAAGAACGTCAGGAAGACCATCAGAAGAAGATGAAAACTAATGTTTTGAAAAAATTACCTAatacaatttttctttaaaaaatggGAGAAGAAATACATTATTGAAAGTTAGTTTGGagataataacaaatttaagatgaaaaatattttaaaaaatgataattttGCCATATTTACAAAATGTGCCATGCTtcctttatattattataagaAAACTACCCACTGCAATTTCTTATTAGTTTAAGTAGTATTTTcatattcataaataaaataaacttcaTTATTTGATATTTTCACCTCCAAATCTCTATTTCACAAATTCAAATCTTTGATATTTTCATCTCTAAATctctattttataaaatatgaaTCTTTAAATAGCTATTATCTAGCTTTAAAAATTTTACTCGTatctttttttccttccaaTTTTTATCTCCAAGGTAATGATTATATGCAATGAATTTAATAACAAATACAAGGTATTTTGTATtcatattttacattttttgaaTCATAAAGGATTTTTAATAAGGTCCtttaaaaactataacaaagtggcaaaatatttacactgtatataacaattttaaaaacagaaaaaactctgatatccataataaaaatatcaaaaatatctTGTCAACCATGCTGTCAACAacgtgcataatatatttggtacatgatcgtttagatttggctattctttggtatacaatcgtttagatttggctgccCTAaattaaaacgtcaagtaaagctaacgtaaaataattcaaaatttttgtttttcttcaaaCTATACTTGATGCGTTATTCGAGTTAACACGTCAAGTAAATGTCCATTATACTTGAAACGGatacaacgtcaagtaaaatctcCTTTATACTTAACGCAGAAAAAACATCAATTAAAAGCCAACATAAAATAGTTCGAAAATTTCTGTAAAAACTCCTTTTTTTTTAGACTATACTTGGCATTTTTCCTTTAGAATGGTtaatacttgacgttttttttaataaaaacgtcaagtatgtaaaagtaggtagtgtcaagtaaagtagattttgtagtagtggaaCAATTGAGCCAAAACGCATGATAAATGTATCAAAAAGCGTAGCTTCTATCACTAATTCGTAACTATGAGAGAATACAACATGCATAAGTCTTCATGCTTGTTTTACCCTGTTCTTTAGTATTTTATTGCAGgattataaagaaaagaagaaaagttaGTGAATTGCAGAGGAGCATGTGCTATGCGATAACAAGCTTGTCTGGCGACCAAACATCTCCAAGCAAGAATCCACATCAGCACGTGAGGAAGATTCACTAGAAAATAACAATGGTaattggagttgatgtgacttgataAAGGCTGCAGTCAGCATtgacatgatcagaagaatagaagtttcctACCGAATGTAGCCTATAAAAGGACTCCATCTCTACCAAGTGAACAAGCAAGCCTAAGTGAGCTAAACCCTAGAGAGCTCCATTGGAGCCAGTGGACAGGATTAGTCTTTTTGTCCTTTGTAAAAGATCTTACCTTCTTCTCTGATCAATCATGTAATGAGAGCTTAGAAAGAGATTAAAGAAAGATTCGACCATTTTCCtccccctaacttgtaataTTCTTCATTcactttactttccatttttatatttcattgTCATGTATAGTGTTTATATTGTACAGTGGTctgcctacattctttaatacattacaTGTTTATACCTTTTCAATCCAGCATTCCTTTACTCGTCATCTGTcaaagtgttataagtagtttaggctTCTGATAAGTTTTTGATAAGAAGCTTAGCTTATAAGGTTCATCGAATTAGTTGAGTAATAATCACCACTTGGCCACCATCTATCGTCAATTACTCGAGAGAGTAAGCATCAAGGATATAGCTCACACATGCAAGAGGGAATTTGGAGACAAACTTTACCTTGGCAATTAAACCTCCATCGTTTGTAtcccaaaaggagaacaagtgtggtgacTTAGTGCCAAGAGGTTGCTACCCTTAAAAGAGAGGTAATATAAGTCTTATAAGTAAACACTTCTAAATAGATATCGCTTAACTAAGTTTTATCATTTGCATCTCGAGAGGCGAGCAAGTGTGGCGTTTAAGGAACTGAGAGGTGTTCGGCTTAATCAAAAGCTAATTAACTGATCTCCATCGCATCAAGGTTGTCACATGGCTTAATCCCTTAGCAACGCAGACATTCCTTCACTCTTTCTGAATACAAGTTAGTTTACATTCTCAACTATCCACCATTCTCACCACCTTTTATAGAATCTCTAGTATAGATATTAGGTTAGCCTGGACACATTTACTTTATATTGTATAGACAGATACTTTATACCGCCTAGATGAAGAATAAGCCTTATAACTaagatttgatatcaattctCTGTGTTTGACCTTAGACTTCCCAAGAAACCTATCGTTTCGCTTATATTTGGGAAATcgataggaaaacttgtatttAATGAGGATTCAGTAACTACACGAGGATTAGAGACACAGTGCGCATCTCGCATTCAATGACCATGACTCGCCACATAGAGAGGTTTGCGATATGAACATAGCTCACATATCCTAATCACACGAAAACTCATACAATAAGACTATAAATGGATCACACACTGAATCCCTTAATTGAATATAAAATTCCCAACAAGCATGATCTTGTAGAAACATATCTGGTTTATCGGTGAACCCGAAGGAATACCTAAGGCACCGGATTGTAAGTGACCTCGTCGGACCACTCATAAAACATGTCATGACAGACTGGTCGTTCCGTCGAACTCACATAGTCATAAATCTATGAAAGATGGTGATTTTGAGGGATACCCATGTAGGTACAACCTTAATAGCCAAAGTTAACATATCATAAATATCATAACATGGCAAGAATATCAATCATGTAGTCCTTAaccatgtgattaatatatcatgcttCATAAACATAACAGTCGTCAATATCAATCCTCTATATTAGTCATCAATATCAATCATCCATATCAGTCATCAAAATCAACCCATTATgctcttagctacatcaatgcataatgaaaaaaacacatgcaagctcttaattttatttttgaggTCTAGTTGTAGAATCTCTTACTTAAGAAATTAGGTAACAAACAATCCTTACTAACAGTTAAAGTTTCCAATGAACCAATACTAAACAGTAATGAAAATTAGGGGAAAAACAATAACTTAATGAATAAAATTGGCTATTGTCCCCAAAATTCTTTCAAATCAACTTACTCAAACttgaggttgaaaccaattcaacatTGATCGGACAAAATTGTAAAGATTAAATTCTTCCATTTGAACCTAAAAGAACATCAATTTTAATTCCAAAAATAGTCCAAATCTCACACAATTTATTAACAATAttaaccaaaaacaaaaatataaaagtcTTACCCTCCAACACACAAATTTTTGGTGGCAGATCAACCATGGACAGGCGGTGCGACTTAGAGCTTGGCAGAATCGGCGAACGGACGTGGATGAAGGAGATCGGCGTGGCTAGGCGTACGACTTCGTGTGTAAGTAAACGGAGACCACGAGTTCGTGTCTGCAGACGAGAAGATAGGTAATAGCACGCGAGTGGAGTCTTCGGCTTGTTGTTCATTAGTAGAGCATGGTGGAGAGGTGAATCATTGGCGGAAGGTGTAGCGGCGGTCTAGGGTTTGCAAAGGAAGGAGAATTTTTTggagaagatgatgaatagatTTTTTGAGGAGGacctatttaaaataataatattattattattaataaatatttcaattatttccttttttctaaacattttccttttcccttttcAAATTACAAAATCTTCTCTTTCCTAATTAATATCTCATCACATCCAACTTTCTCTTTTCCCAAAATAATAGTATTTTCCAATAATTATGTTatcattaatataattatttttctcttccaaacattaattatatatatttatatataattaaccaTAATTCGTGTAATCTACAATTTAATCAACCAATATCCAATATTTGACAATACCAAATTCCTAAATtctaaaactaattaaatattcattcaaaaatatttaattaattctaattttaaCAAATCAAACAATTCTCAACAAATATCTCAAATAACACCAAAATATTCTGacataattaaatgaaattatgataattaactttaaaattaccttaatcttggggcgttacataaatGTCTTGTGAAGATGACTTGATGCCTCGCTGTAGGAAAGGAAACAATGGTGACTTTTTCTAAAGAGAAAATGGCAGTCGAACAATTAAGAGTTTGCCTCCTCGAAGAGATAAGGTGTGCGCTCAAGGGAAAGTCTAATCACCGCTGCCAATTAAACTACGTATCAAGTTGGGCTTGGTGGCATGACACGATTCGTTAGTAAGATGACACCTGTAAAGCGCAGAAGTGATCTTTGAATGTAAAAGGCCTCTATAAACAAGACCGAAaggcaaaagaaaaagaaaaattttatcAAGACTCTAGATTTTTCCTGATGAAAGTGAGAGGAGAAAGTTCTAGATACTGAACAGATAATGCCTTCGATCGCCCGACAAAACAGAAAGCCAAAAGTCGAGGAGGAAGATTTGAGGCTAAGTATCTAGTGTGAGTGATAAGTTTCATTTTATAAATGTTTCTATgtttgttttataatttttggTTGTGAATGGTGAAATATGTTTTATAAGCAATGTTTCTGTGAGTAATCTTTGTAAAATCAATGTTTGTGAATAGCCAAATGTTTCAATATTTAAATGTAAGTTATGAATGTTCTTTAGTGAACTCATATGTTTTCCAAAAGCATGAATATGAGTATTCTTCTGAAAGTGATAAAATATGATTTATAAACAGGTGTGAATGAAAAATCGGCTTTCGAATGTAATTTTTACACTTTTGTTTATGATTCTCATCTTGGAAAAAGATCATGTTTTGTAAATATGAACTGTGAGTATTCTTTCCTTTGTGATTATCTTTATGAAATACCTTATTAATTTGTGATAATCTATGCTAAGAGTAAGTGGTAAGCTATTACTCCCTTATTGTATTAGCGTGTTGGTGAGTTGTGATGTATTTGTAAGACTGGACGCTAGTGAAGATCCTAAGTAACTCCCGTGATACTAGTGAGAGCGAATCCCAAATTTAGGCGAGGGGAGAATCTCAGGTCTCAGTGTGGAGCTTGTTGTGAAATGAACCCAGCGTATGGCATTGTAGTGCTCGCTATGCATAGTCTAAGCAAGATGGTGATGAGACGCTGGTTTAGTGTGACTCCCAAGTTTGAGAATGATTGAATGTGGTGGGACGCTGGCAAATTCCAAGTAACTCGCGTGATACTGGTGAGAGAAAATCCTAAGTCTAGGCAAGAGGAGAATCCCAGAAAATAATGTTGAGCTtgcactagtacaaatttgggttttaacgacactacaaatcaaaacattgcgtcgttaaaaaaaaagggtaaggtaggagtaaaatgtgttgttgaaaatagaagtgacacactattttttgacacaattctattgtcacaatttaatttttcttgacacatttaaagtatCGTTAATTAATGacaaattttttgtgtcattaaataaactttgaaataaaaaaaaccaaaaatttaaaatttttcaattccctcttcacacgacattcaaaaagagttttacaatttgctcaacattttctctctctccctaccaaaaaacgggaaacaacataactcatctccaaatctaagagactgtTGTCAAACCCATTAATCTCACaccgtcgaacaagcaaacatcGTCGAAAAAGCAAACATTGTCTAAGGGACTACTgtcgaacccaccaatctaagagactgttgttgaagaatcttggccgcttcgatttctcttcttcctcaactactagaaaaatgggttttaatgatactactaatcaagatattgtgtcgttgaaaataaaaaagatggggtgaTGTACAATTATgttgttgaaaattatttattaacaCAATTCTATTggcacaatttaatttttcttgacacatttaaagcgtcgttaattatcaacaaatgtttgtgtcatttaaaaaatttcgaaataagaaaacctcaaatttcaaaatttgttaattccctctctcacgcaattaaaattatatgacaatagcatattttctctctctaccaaaaACGTGAAGGCCTAGGCTCTCTCTacctatatcatgcatatattcattatttttataattttaaacagaattagaatctagactctattacgaacccaatgcaatgaaaaacacttaaaacgAAGTCCGAACAAACAAAAATGAGTAAATCGAAAAACATAGACCAATTGGTAATTAACCAAAAAGATTCCGTACTTCCACGCGCGTAAACACCTCAAGGTCGTGAGTTCGAATCCCAGTCGAGCATATTCTTTTATTTCCCATTTTCAAAAGACTTCACGTGCGCACTTTCTCCACTCTTCTCCTCACGCACATGTCTTTGATGTCCAGTGTTCTAATCACATAGCCCTTTCTGTCAAATTGAGCGCACACCTGACCCTGAAGTTATGAGTTCGAAACCCATGAAGCGGttgttttcatttctttttatatataactcatttttctgtaaattttaatcaattttcaattatatttgATCTATTCATAAATACAACTTtaattttcacccaaattctctttaaatatcattttttttagaattctcCCATCTCATTCTGTCATTTTTTTCTCTAGAAAATATTCCGGCAATCTTTTATTTCAGTGGAGAAAAAATTCCAACAAGATattccatcaatcttttattccaatagagggattatcttctaagaggtaagaggatcatggatattcaatttatttgagagtttcttccatttttcttctaatttagcatgttaattttttaatttttgttcaagaacgaaTTCAATTCCACGTGATCTTTATGCAACAATCTTTTAACTTGCTattgattgtttaattagtatgcaagaacattttgtttagaaaattaaagtgcaaaattcaattgattatctttgtctacaagaaatattttttgatccaatgggggtaatcttctaaaagttgtagatacaacattttgtcatttttttattattttattttatttatttactttatttttattttattttgaaagttggatttgaatttgaatttaactttttctttttaaaaacaaaaacaaaaacaaaaaaatgaatatcagtctcttccctattttccttcaactcacccaattttctctgCCACTCCCACCTTTTCCACTCTCCTCTCTATTTTTCCacaactaacccaattttctctctcacacCTTCTCCACTATAAAAATAAAGGAGTATTTTTTTTGGAGAGTACGTTTGACAGATCAATTCCAAACTATTATGTCaaaggtatttttttttattaatttcctcTCTTCCCCTCTTGAAGAAAAAGCTAAGTAAAACTATTCTGTgctcccaccttctccactcttctCCCTATTTTTcctcaactaacccaattttttctcactcccaccttctccactataAAAACAAAGAGAATTTTTTTGGAGGGTAtgagatcaattggaagggtcgaaaaaaagaaactatttaaggtaatttttttttaatttcctctctttcccttcACTTTTTGAGGGTTGAAAAAGAGCTAAGTAAAATTATTCCgtcaaattggtcttcaaattttttttttttttaatttcttcccTTTTGAGAGTGTGATCAACTATAACGATttagtttttcaaaattgtttttgtcgtaattttgttaattaattttaaggtggTTTACTATGCTTTATTGTTACTCCAAATTTAGACCAATCGGGTTTACTGTGTTTCTATTGTTAgttcaaatttaggtcaattgaatttattgttgtttaggtcaattaaatttattgttgtaTCAAATTTAGCCGAATTAGaccaattaatttcaatgtgctTCTAATTTGTTAGCAATGTGCTTCTAATTTGttgatttaggtcatttgagattttaatttttttaggttAGCCAATTGAATGTATGGTTGCTTCAAATTCagtagatt
It includes:
- the LOC103499442 gene encoding lectin-like; amino-acid sequence: MAGQSTHYVAYPRAASITWSDDTRYWSWAPVDFCGYPIEEARLLQVSWLDCRWTMDSSSFKQDVWYNASVDVMMTNTASGWDIPLNIEIDMPDGSKQESQIVLAGKQPNVWFKIPLGKFIISGSVTSGIIRFGFYNHGGHWKRGLIVRALLIQA